A genomic stretch from Leptospira licerasiae serovar Varillal str. VAR 010 includes:
- the glyA gene encoding serine hydroxymethyltransferase has product MKYLPQQDPEIFKALQAEDQRQEQNLEMIASENFVSRSVLEAYTSTLTNKYAEGYPGKRYYNGCVNADAVESIAIERAKKIFKAEYANVQPHSGAQANMAVFLATMEPGDSFLGMNLAHGGHLTHGSPVNISGKYYKPIPYGVDPKTETIDYDALASLAKEHKPKLIVAGASAYSRTIDFDKFAEIARSVGAKLMADIAHISGLVATGYHPSPIDSFDYVTTTTHKTLRGPRGGLILSKLENEKVLNSRVFPGIQGGPLMHVIAAKAVAFGEALTPDYKKYIETVLANAKVLAEVFVKRGFRVVSGGTDNHLVLLDVSVKGLTGAKAADGLDEVGVTVNKNAIPFDKNPPAVASGIRLGTPALTTRGLKPSDIEKVGNLICDFLDNPDDEKTKEKVRHGVKEITQQFPMTNFRLD; this is encoded by the coding sequence ATGAAATACCTTCCCCAACAAGACCCCGAAATTTTTAAAGCCTTACAAGCGGAAGACCAAAGACAGGAACAAAACCTGGAAATGATCGCTTCCGAAAACTTCGTGTCCAGATCCGTTTTGGAAGCCTATACTTCCACGCTTACTAATAAATATGCGGAAGGATATCCCGGAAAAAGATATTATAACGGATGTGTAAACGCTGACGCAGTCGAGTCCATAGCGATCGAAAGAGCCAAAAAGATCTTCAAAGCAGAATATGCAAACGTTCAGCCTCACTCGGGGGCGCAGGCAAATATGGCGGTCTTCTTGGCTACCATGGAACCGGGAGATTCCTTTTTAGGAATGAATCTGGCTCATGGAGGACATTTGACTCATGGTTCTCCGGTGAATATCAGCGGGAAATATTACAAACCGATCCCTTACGGCGTAGATCCTAAAACGGAGACAATCGACTATGATGCCCTTGCGTCTCTTGCAAAAGAGCATAAGCCTAAATTGATTGTCGCAGGTGCTTCTGCGTATTCCAGAACGATCGATTTTGATAAGTTTGCAGAGATCGCAAGATCGGTAGGTGCAAAACTTATGGCGGATATCGCACATATTTCCGGGTTAGTTGCCACCGGATATCATCCTTCTCCAATCGATAGTTTTGATTATGTTACTACCACCACCCACAAAACTCTCAGAGGGCCGAGAGGAGGATTAATTCTTTCTAAATTAGAAAATGAGAAAGTTCTGAATTCCAGAGTATTCCCCGGAATCCAAGGCGGACCTCTTATGCATGTGATCGCAGCAAAAGCGGTAGCATTCGGAGAAGCTTTAACTCCTGATTATAAAAAATACATCGAAACAGTGCTCGCAAACGCGAAAGTTTTGGCGGAAGTTTTCGTAAAAAGAGGATTCAGAGTAGTGAGCGGTGGGACGGACAATCACTTGGTCCTACTCGACGTTTCCGTAAAAGGTTTAACAGGCGCGAAAGCTGCGGACGGACTTGACGAAGTGGGAGTTACTGTGAATAAAAACGCGATCCCATTCGACAAAAATCCTCCTGCTGTCGCTTCCGGAATTCGTTTAGGAACTCCTGCACTTACTACCAGAGGACTCAAGCCTTCCGATATAGAAAAAGTAGGAAATTTGATCTGCGATTTCTTGGACAATCCGGACGACGAAAAAACTAAGGAAAAAGTCAGACACGGTGTAAAAGAGATCACCCAACAATTCCCAATGACCAATTTTAGATTGGATTAA
- a CDS encoding lipoate--protein ligase family protein, producing the protein MRTFILDQKSIRTPYYNLALEEALAVQLVSGGYSGGVRFWEGPRSIIMGLSEKPELSAGKENIERFLTTFRKRQRPKKPSTTDPVYLARRASGGGTVVHEPGWNLNFSLFVSLETKPELYPVSNSYNIFLGLISSALNKQGLKTRCKGKSDLALELSPDIWKKISGNAQFRKKNCIVQHGTLILDPRLIPLVSDLLPHPPEEPEYRKGRSHNEFVTSLPGTFSPGKFKQDLSLLFADYLGVEILGTEADPSFFRNVRKVADRLFQEKYSDLGYILGE; encoded by the coding sequence GTGAGAACTTTTATACTAGATCAAAAATCCATCAGGACACCTTATTATAATCTAGCTTTGGAAGAAGCTCTCGCAGTCCAACTAGTGTCCGGAGGATATTCCGGCGGGGTTCGGTTTTGGGAAGGACCCAGGTCGATCATAATGGGTCTCTCGGAGAAACCTGAACTAAGTGCAGGAAAGGAGAACATAGAAAGATTCCTGACGACATTCCGAAAAAGACAAAGGCCTAAAAAACCTTCTACAACAGATCCGGTATATTTAGCCAGAAGAGCAAGCGGCGGCGGGACAGTTGTTCATGAACCGGGATGGAATCTAAACTTTAGTCTTTTTGTTTCCTTAGAAACAAAACCGGAACTGTATCCTGTCTCCAATTCTTATAATATATTCTTAGGCTTGATATCTTCTGCTTTGAACAAGCAAGGGCTGAAAACAAGATGTAAAGGTAAATCCGATCTGGCTTTGGAACTTTCTCCGGATATATGGAAAAAAATTTCAGGTAACGCTCAGTTCAGAAAAAAGAACTGCATAGTACAACATGGGACCTTGATTCTCGATCCAAGGCTGATCCCATTGGTGTCGGACCTCCTTCCTCACCCTCCGGAGGAGCCTGAATACAGAAAAGGCAGAAGTCATAATGAATTTGTGACCTCCTTACCGGGCACATTTTCTCCCGGAAAATTCAAACAAGACCTTTCCCTTTTATTTGCGGATTATCTGGGGGTTGAAATCCTAGGTACCGAAGCGGATCCTTCCTTCTTTCGAAACGTTCGCAAAGTGGCAGATCGGCTGTTTCAGGAAAAATATTCAGATCTAGGCTATATTCTGGGAGAATGA
- a CDS encoding SGNH/GDSL hydrolase family protein, protein MNIIYFLEKLRLLFSPSETKEVFNRFLIFILTVPLFLGACIQHQDIQSKESKLYKPSFALFGDSISAFWPVEEQFPEFETYKKAFPGRRTYEIQEAAKNETGRYRSCMLNGGVNDFLNNFEPTWEEVDSTVQRQLKTLEILNDHCDYIIVLNVWTVQLPWPVKAASMINLEMKKRVNFVPRIDPEDLIHSEMLLDGGHLTDEGYGILSQRVREYLRASLPEFWLQYL, encoded by the coding sequence ATGAATATAATTTATTTCTTAGAGAAGTTGAGACTTCTTTTTTCCCCTTCGGAAACCAAGGAAGTTTTTAATAGGTTTTTAATTTTTATTCTGACTGTGCCCCTTTTTTTAGGGGCATGTATACAGCATCAGGATATCCAATCTAAAGAATCAAAATTGTACAAACCTAGCTTTGCTCTTTTCGGGGATAGTATCTCCGCATTCTGGCCTGTAGAGGAACAGTTTCCGGAATTCGAGACTTATAAGAAGGCGTTTCCCGGTAGAAGGACCTATGAGATCCAAGAGGCGGCTAAAAATGAAACAGGGAGATATAGATCCTGCATGTTGAACGGAGGTGTAAATGATTTCCTAAATAATTTCGAGCCTACTTGGGAAGAGGTCGACTCAACTGTTCAGCGTCAACTCAAGACCCTGGAAATATTGAACGACCATTGCGACTATATCATCGTTCTGAATGTGTGGACTGTCCAGCTTCCGTGGCCTGTAAAAGCGGCGTCTATGATCAATTTGGAAATGAAAAAAAGAGTGAACTTCGTTCCAAGGATTGATCCTGAAGATCTGATCCACAGTGAAATGTTATTGGACGGCGGTCATCTAACCGACGAAGGATACGGAATTCTTTCCCAGAGAGTGAGAGAATATTTAAGAGCATCTTTGCCAGAGTTCTGGTTACAATATCTATGA
- a CDS encoding rhomboid family intramembrane serine protease produces the protein MASFSSGFGVSTSPLVRKLLILNIAIFGIEFILSLVAPSILLAILGLFGLTPGLVLEKFFGWQLLTYSFFHSPNMLIGFLFEMFAFWMFGSALESHWGTRNFLRYFMFCIFGGGVATVLASMLGFQQGTVLGISAVLYGLITAYALIWPNRELLFWGIFPIKAKYLAIIILAVLVILGLQAGTPIANGLGGFAAGGLYFLYYTKVKYRFGIKFPSFSFSRWRQKRKMVRWQEEMKTREEAKEEVDRLLEKISKEGMNSLNKKEKKFLKEASSKYYKAED, from the coding sequence ATGGCGTCTTTCTCTAGCGGATTCGGTGTCTCAACCTCTCCCCTCGTTCGTAAACTTTTGATCTTAAATATTGCCATTTTCGGCATAGAGTTTATTCTAAGCCTGGTGGCCCCATCTATTCTTTTGGCCATCCTGGGATTATTCGGTCTGACTCCCGGCCTGGTCTTAGAAAAGTTTTTCGGCTGGCAGCTACTGACTTACAGCTTCTTCCATTCCCCTAATATGCTCATCGGATTTTTATTCGAAATGTTCGCATTTTGGATGTTCGGGTCCGCGTTAGAGTCCCATTGGGGAACCAGGAATTTTTTACGTTATTTTATGTTCTGTATCTTCGGGGGAGGAGTCGCCACAGTACTCGCATCCATGCTAGGATTCCAGCAAGGGACAGTATTAGGGATTTCCGCGGTTCTATACGGGCTAATCACGGCTTACGCATTGATTTGGCCGAATAGAGAACTTTTGTTTTGGGGAATATTCCCTATCAAAGCAAAGTATTTGGCCATCATCATCCTGGCAGTTTTGGTAATTTTAGGACTACAAGCAGGAACTCCGATCGCCAACGGACTGGGCGGATTTGCAGCAGGTGGACTTTATTTTCTATATTATACTAAAGTAAAATATAGATTTGGGATTAAATTTCCTAGCTTCTCTTTTTCCAGATGGCGACAAAAAAGAAAAATGGTCCGCTGGCAAGAAGAGATGAAAACAAGAGAAGAAGCAAAAGAAGAAGTAGATCGTCTCTTAGAAAAAATTTCGAAAGAAGGAATGAATTCTCTGAATAAAAAAGAGAAAAAATTCCTGAAAGAAGCTTCGAGCAAGTATTATAAGGCAGAAGATTAA
- a CDS encoding MBL fold metallo-hydrolase: MEIFLYGVRGSIPAPLSNEEYREKVISILRLVAKSEGKAFSSPEEWFDQLPEPLNYVVGGNTTCVRILGSSGVELIVDLGTGARILGEELVRDKFGQGKGEASVFFTHTHWDHIHGIPFFKPMYIPGNKFTFYSPLEDLPERLKYQQEPRFFPIHFDHFGSERNFHRLQKGEVLEIGGVKVEWLALKHPGGSIAYKFTENGKSFIFATDAEYNGEDFPLIQEQKPFFKGADLLILDAQYTLDESFQKFDWGHTSYTMAVNCASSWEIKKLALTHHEPAYSDEILAIILDDARTHAENLGAKDLSIVLAREGMKFKLV, from the coding sequence ATGGAAATCTTCTTGTACGGAGTCCGGGGATCTATTCCTGCCCCCTTATCGAATGAGGAATACAGGGAGAAAGTAATTTCCATATTGAGGCTTGTCGCCAAGTCCGAGGGAAAAGCGTTCTCTTCTCCCGAAGAATGGTTCGATCAGTTGCCGGAACCTCTGAACTATGTGGTCGGCGGAAATACTACCTGCGTTCGGATCCTAGGTTCTTCCGGGGTGGAACTGATTGTGGACCTTGGAACCGGAGCAAGAATTTTGGGAGAGGAACTAGTCCGAGATAAATTCGGGCAAGGAAAGGGAGAAGCTTCCGTATTTTTCACTCATACCCACTGGGATCATATCCATGGGATCCCTTTTTTCAAACCGATGTACATTCCCGGTAATAAATTTACCTTCTATTCTCCCTTAGAAGATCTTCCGGAAAGATTAAAATACCAACAGGAGCCCAGATTTTTTCCGATCCATTTCGATCATTTCGGTTCAGAAAGAAATTTCCATAGGCTCCAAAAGGGAGAAGTCCTGGAAATCGGCGGTGTCAAAGTGGAATGGCTTGCCCTTAAACATCCGGGAGGCTCCATCGCCTATAAATTCACAGAAAATGGGAAAAGTTTTATTTTTGCCACCGACGCAGAATATAATGGAGAGGATTTTCCCCTCATTCAGGAGCAAAAACCGTTCTTTAAAGGTGCAGATCTTTTGATTTTGGACGCCCAATACACTCTGGATGAATCTTTTCAAAAATTCGATTGGGGCCATACTTCTTATACTATGGCAGTCAATTGTGCTTCTTCCTGGGAGATCAAAAAACTGGCTTTGACCCACCATGAACCCGCCTATTCGGACGAAATTTTAGCCATCATCTTGGATGACGCCAGAACCCATGCTGAAAATCTTGGAGCTAAGGACCTATCCATTGTACTGGCTAGAGAAGGAATGAAATTCAAACTCGTATGA
- a CDS encoding penicillin-binding protein 1A: MNLFSEGIHRATKTLLVLALLGGLFFGYIIAEVDEGGELAILASYQPTTPTRLYDINGVVYAELYRHKQQLLKYQDIPPHVVQAFLSVEDNNFFNHFGIDFSAILRAAAVNVISGRIKQGGSTLTQQLAKTVLNNRKKSFIRKFVEALFTLQIEQEYSKEEILEIYFNLIYLGHGTTGLASAADVYFHKDVSDLDVAEAALLARLPKAPVDYSPYKNPAASKRAHLEVLKLMASQGFVPNDKVQTIHDEFWEKYWPIVITQSPSQSTWGTKLNRAPHFTEFVRQRLLKELGEDRIYSGGLKIYTTLDIRKQEIAQDELRKALKKHDDLVSGVTVNYAGGADRGLVGLYNFLGSLFPVAPPFVSRLDDKANFRVALEKELIDSADVLSLLLPADNESAAFTEFQKRSAVFGKNLHVEGAAITIDHTNGYIETMVGGYEFTPKNQFNRAVQARRQTGSSFKPFVYGAAIAERIVGSGTGIMDAPLTTLTEEGEGWSPQDFDGDFQGMVPLSRALSMSLNIVSVQVFLRTGADAVIDFASRLTKADKSRFMPSPALALGIAELSPYEMAVGYSIIANKGRNVIPLSVRYVIDQSGNVIYNEELKVREELDKEAEDGSIQIISEGTAYILRKMLTMVAMGGTAANGLHSPDQGNYKGIAAGKTGSTSSFTNAWYCGFDPKLTTVIWLGFDKSSISLGRGQAAGVLAVPIWGKMYRRFYNGENYPTFEDEHGLDPQPEEVQSGGTCAYNGLSPKPGVCPVTQNLTLKPITVAGVTKAVQANRQCDGDRDHHKSIDFREFLQLEYQISDEEIGKTERKFKPQAD, encoded by the coding sequence ATGAATCTATTTAGCGAAGGAATTCACAGAGCGACAAAAACACTTTTGGTCTTAGCCTTGCTGGGCGGTCTGTTTTTCGGATACATTATCGCAGAAGTGGACGAGGGAGGAGAGCTTGCCATCCTTGCTTCGTACCAACCGACTACTCCTACTCGTTTGTATGATATCAACGGCGTAGTGTATGCAGAGTTGTATCGCCATAAACAACAACTTCTTAAATACCAAGATATTCCTCCTCATGTGGTCCAAGCGTTCCTTTCCGTAGAGGATAATAACTTTTTCAATCACTTTGGGATAGACTTCTCTGCAATCCTTCGCGCAGCGGCAGTCAACGTGATCTCAGGAAGGATCAAACAGGGTGGTTCCACTCTGACTCAGCAGCTTGCTAAAACCGTTCTGAATAATCGAAAAAAATCCTTTATCCGTAAATTTGTAGAAGCTCTGTTTACTCTTCAGATAGAACAGGAATATTCTAAAGAAGAAATATTAGAAATTTATTTTAACTTAATATACCTAGGTCATGGGACTACAGGACTTGCTTCTGCGGCGGATGTGTATTTCCATAAGGATGTTTCGGATCTGGATGTGGCAGAAGCTGCACTTCTTGCAAGACTTCCTAAGGCGCCTGTGGATTATTCTCCTTATAAAAATCCTGCCGCTTCTAAAAGGGCTCACCTGGAAGTGCTAAAACTTATGGCTTCCCAGGGATTTGTTCCGAACGATAAGGTCCAGACTATCCATGACGAATTTTGGGAAAAATACTGGCCCATCGTAATTACTCAGTCCCCTTCTCAATCCACCTGGGGAACCAAGTTGAATAGAGCCCCCCATTTTACCGAGTTCGTAAGACAGAGGTTGTTAAAAGAATTGGGAGAAGATAGGATCTACAGCGGTGGTCTCAAAATTTACACTACTTTGGATATCCGCAAACAAGAGATCGCTCAAGACGAACTTCGCAAGGCTCTTAAAAAACACGATGATCTTGTTTCCGGAGTTACCGTAAACTATGCAGGTGGCGCGGATAGAGGTCTTGTTGGACTTTATAATTTTCTCGGTTCCTTATTCCCAGTGGCTCCTCCTTTTGTCAGTCGTTTAGATGATAAAGCGAACTTCAGGGTCGCGCTGGAAAAAGAACTGATAGATTCCGCAGATGTTTTAAGTTTACTTCTGCCTGCCGATAACGAATCGGCTGCTTTCACTGAATTTCAGAAAAGATCCGCAGTATTCGGTAAAAACCTTCACGTAGAAGGCGCTGCTATTACGATAGATCATACAAACGGCTATATAGAAACTATGGTCGGAGGTTATGAATTCACTCCTAAAAACCAGTTCAATCGCGCGGTGCAGGCGAGAAGGCAGACAGGCTCTTCTTTCAAACCTTTTGTATACGGTGCTGCAATCGCCGAACGTATCGTAGGTTCCGGAACCGGGATCATGGATGCACCTTTGACCACTTTGACGGAAGAAGGAGAAGGTTGGTCTCCTCAGGATTTTGACGGGGATTTCCAAGGAATGGTCCCTCTGTCCAGAGCACTTTCCATGTCCTTAAATATCGTTTCTGTGCAAGTGTTCTTGCGTACAGGTGCGGATGCGGTCATCGATTTTGCTTCTCGCTTAACAAAGGCTGATAAGAGCAGATTTATGCCAAGCCCTGCGCTTGCTTTGGGAATTGCGGAGCTATCTCCTTATGAAATGGCGGTGGGATATTCTATCATCGCAAATAAGGGAAGAAATGTGATCCCACTTTCTGTTCGGTATGTGATCGATCAGTCGGGAAATGTAATTTATAACGAAGAATTAAAAGTCCGAGAAGAATTGGACAAAGAAGCGGAAGACGGTTCCATTCAGATCATCAGCGAAGGTACAGCCTACATTCTTCGCAAAATGTTGACCATGGTTGCCATGGGAGGAACTGCAGCAAACGGACTCCATTCTCCTGACCAAGGAAATTACAAAGGGATCGCTGCGGGAAAGACCGGATCCACTTCTTCTTTTACAAACGCTTGGTACTGTGGATTCGATCCTAAATTGACCACCGTCATTTGGCTCGGATTCGATAAGAGTTCTATTTCACTCGGAAGAGGTCAGGCAGCTGGAGTTCTTGCAGTTCCTATTTGGGGAAAAATGTATCGTCGTTTCTATAACGGTGAGAATTATCCGACTTTTGAGGATGAGCACGGTCTGGATCCACAACCGGAAGAAGTGCAAAGTGGAGGGACCTGCGCGTATAATGGATTGTCTCCTAAGCCGGGAGTATGTCCTGTAACCCAGAACCTTACCTTAAAGCCGATTACTGTAGCAGGAGTGACAAAAGCTGTCCAGGCAAACCGCCAATGCGACGGAGATCGGGACCATCATAAGTCAATAGATTTCAGAGAATTCCTGCAATTGGAATACCAGATCAGTGACGAAGAGATCGGTAAAACGGAACGTAAGTTTAAACCGCAAGCGGACTAA